A stretch of the Cucurbita pepo subsp. pepo cultivar mu-cu-16 chromosome LG16, ASM280686v2, whole genome shotgun sequence genome encodes the following:
- the LOC111777401 gene encoding F-box protein At2g32560 isoform X1, whose protein sequence is MLLCFFLTCISFIFFLRSLLLKPLPSWAGEMRFLSHWLWKELSFLPIYKVIKNSFCTYISSIPSNISFKKKHLSKVENVEESDAMSVLDLPELALECILESLPPDALCSMAGVCRSLRERCISDHLWEKHMKRKWGKVIGQAAYREWQWHLASRAGAGNLNQNNQRSLIRLFSFGWSLSWIRSKVHDKNTPRNSLPVDSIMAWYLALETGKFWFPAQVYNRENGHVGFMLSCYDAELCYDPRSDTFQARYPPHGRRAIALENGVEWERLRAPPIDTPPHNLHVSDCLNELFPGDHIEIQWRKNKDFPYGWWYGVVGHLETCDGNNIHCRCHYSDTVVLEFNQYNPGSRWRLASINRKEHREEGNEIDGFYGGIRKLRFDEEILMWKQLWPTDILE, encoded by the exons ATGCTTCTTTGTTTCTTCCTCACATgtatttccttcattttctttttaaggtCCCTCCTTCTCAAACCTCTCCCATCATGGGCAGGTGAGATGAGGTTCTTGTCCCATTGGCTATGGAAAGAATTATCGTTCCTTCCTATCTACAAGGTGATCAAGAATAGTTTTTGTACTTATATATCTAGTATTCCATCCAATATATCCTTTAAAAAGAAGCATCTTTCGAAAGTAGAGAATGTTGAGGAAAGTGATGCGATGTCCGTGTTGGACTTGCCGGAATTGGCCTTGGAATGCATTCTAGAGAGTCTTCCACCTGATGCTCTTTGCAGTATGGCGGGTGTTTGTAGATCATTGAGAGAGAGATGCATAAGTGACCATCTTTGGGAGAAgcacatgaaaagaaaatggggtAAAGTTATTGGTCAAGCTGCTTACAGAGAGTGGCAATGGCATCTTGCTTCTAGAGCGGGTGCGGGTAACCTTAATCAAAACAATCAGAGGAGCTTAATTAGACTTTTTTCCTTTGGTTGGTCTCTTTCATGGATTAGATCAAAGGTTCATGACAAGAACACGCCACGTAATTCTCTACCGGTTGATTCTATCATGGCTTGGTATCTTGCTCTTGAAACTGGCAAATTCTGGTTCCCGGCTCAGGTCTATAACCGTGAG AATGGCCATGTTGGTTTCATGTTGTCTTGTTATGATGCGGAGCTTTGCTATGATCCCCGTTCGGACACCTTCCAAGCGAG GTATCCTCCACATGGTAGGCGAGCAATCGCACTAGAAAACGGGGTGGAATGGGAGAGGCTTAGAGCACCACCCATCGATACTCCTCCGCACAATCTTCATGTCTCTGACTGTTTGAACGAATTATTCCCTGGTGACCACATTGAGATACAGTGGAGAAAGAACAAAGATTTCCCTTATG GTTGGTGGTACGGAGTTGTAGGTCACTTGGAAACATGTGATGGGAATAATATTCACTGCAGATGTCATTACAGTG ACACTGTGGTATTAGAGTTCAATCAGTACAACCCGGGTTCGAGATGGAGACTCGCAAGTATAAACCGAAAAGAACATCGAGAGGAAGGCAACGAGATCGACGGGTTCTACGGAGGAATCAGGAAGCTTCGGTTCgatgaagaaattttgatGTGGAAGCAACTTTGGCCTACAGACATCTTGGAGTAG
- the LOC111777401 gene encoding F-box protein At2g26850 isoform X2: MRFLSHWLWKELSFLPIYKVIKNSFCTYISSIPSNISFKKKHLSKVENVEESDAMSVLDLPELALECILESLPPDALCSMAGVCRSLRERCISDHLWEKHMKRKWGKVIGQAAYREWQWHLASRAGAGNLNQNNQRSLIRLFSFGWSLSWIRSKVHDKNTPRNSLPVDSIMAWYLALETGKFWFPAQVYNRENGHVGFMLSCYDAELCYDPRSDTFQARYPPHGRRAIALENGVEWERLRAPPIDTPPHNLHVSDCLNELFPGDHIEIQWRKNKDFPYGWWYGVVGHLETCDGNNIHCRCHYSDTVVLEFNQYNPGSRWRLASINRKEHREEGNEIDGFYGGIRKLRFDEEILMWKQLWPTDILE; encoded by the exons ATGAGGTTCTTGTCCCATTGGCTATGGAAAGAATTATCGTTCCTTCCTATCTACAAGGTGATCAAGAATAGTTTTTGTACTTATATATCTAGTATTCCATCCAATATATCCTTTAAAAAGAAGCATCTTTCGAAAGTAGAGAATGTTGAGGAAAGTGATGCGATGTCCGTGTTGGACTTGCCGGAATTGGCCTTGGAATGCATTCTAGAGAGTCTTCCACCTGATGCTCTTTGCAGTATGGCGGGTGTTTGTAGATCATTGAGAGAGAGATGCATAAGTGACCATCTTTGGGAGAAgcacatgaaaagaaaatggggtAAAGTTATTGGTCAAGCTGCTTACAGAGAGTGGCAATGGCATCTTGCTTCTAGAGCGGGTGCGGGTAACCTTAATCAAAACAATCAGAGGAGCTTAATTAGACTTTTTTCCTTTGGTTGGTCTCTTTCATGGATTAGATCAAAGGTTCATGACAAGAACACGCCACGTAATTCTCTACCGGTTGATTCTATCATGGCTTGGTATCTTGCTCTTGAAACTGGCAAATTCTGGTTCCCGGCTCAGGTCTATAACCGTGAG AATGGCCATGTTGGTTTCATGTTGTCTTGTTATGATGCGGAGCTTTGCTATGATCCCCGTTCGGACACCTTCCAAGCGAG GTATCCTCCACATGGTAGGCGAGCAATCGCACTAGAAAACGGGGTGGAATGGGAGAGGCTTAGAGCACCACCCATCGATACTCCTCCGCACAATCTTCATGTCTCTGACTGTTTGAACGAATTATTCCCTGGTGACCACATTGAGATACAGTGGAGAAAGAACAAAGATTTCCCTTATG GTTGGTGGTACGGAGTTGTAGGTCACTTGGAAACATGTGATGGGAATAATATTCACTGCAGATGTCATTACAGTG ACACTGTGGTATTAGAGTTCAATCAGTACAACCCGGGTTCGAGATGGAGACTCGCAAGTATAAACCGAAAAGAACATCGAGAGGAAGGCAACGAGATCGACGGGTTCTACGGAGGAATCAGGAAGCTTCGGTTCgatgaagaaattttgatGTGGAAGCAACTTTGGCCTACAGACATCTTGGAGTAG
- the LOC111777432 gene encoding hydroxymethylglutaryl-CoA lyase, mitochondrial has translation MSSLEEPLGLDKLPSMSTIDRLQRFSSGACRPIGDDMGMGICWIQGGRSSSSNTCKEYDEDARETFPWRRHRKDTSQNGSVNRRTMSAGPEKLVSGNFCDSHCSPGHEYKTKSSSNNIQHTTNKFLKDIPKFVKIVEVGPRDGLQNEKGMVPTSVKVELIHRLVSSGLPVVEATSFVSPTRVPQLSDAAEVMEAVRNLEGARLPVLTPNLKGFRAAVAAGAKEVAVFASASELFSKSNINCSIEESLDRYRAVTSAAKELAIPVRGYVSCVVGCPTEGSIPPSKVAYVAKELYEMGCFEISLGDTIGVATPGTVVPMLEAVMAVVPVDKLAVHFHDTYGQSLPNILVSLQMGISTIDSSVAGLGGCPYAKGASGNVATEDVVYMLHGLGIKTNVDLAKVMSAGNFISNHLGRPSGSKTSIAFNQLAADASKM, from the exons ATGTCGAGTTTGGAGGAGCCACTTGGTCTTGACAAGTTGCCAAGCATGAGCACAATTGACCGGCTACAAAGATTTTCATCTGGTGCCTGCCGACCAATAGGAGATGACATGGGAATGGGTATCTGCTGGATTCAAGGGGGGAGAAGCAGCTCATCCAATACTTGCAA GGAATATGATGAGGATGCTAGAGAGACGTTTCCGTGGAGAAGACATAGGAAAGACACATCCCAAAATGGCTCTGTCAATAGGAGGACGATGAGCGCAGGCCCGGAAAAATTAGTATCTGGAAATTTTTGTGATTCACATTGTTCTCCAGGTCATGAATACAAGACTAAGAGTAGTAGCAACAACATACAGCATACTACAAATAAG TTTTTGAAAGATATACCAAAGTTTGTGAAGATAGTAGAAGTTGGTCCAAGGGATGGGCTTCAAAATGAGAAGGGTATGGTACCTACATCTGTGAAGGTGGAATTGATCCATAGACTAGTATCTTCAGGATTGCCTGTGGTTGAGGCTACCAGTTTTGTATCACCTACACGGGTGCCTCAG TTATCTGATGCAGCTGAAGTCATGGAAGCCGTACGTAATTTGGAAGGTGCTAGGTTGCCAGTTTTAACTCCTAATTTGAAA GGGTTTCGAGCAGCTGTTGCGGCTGGAGCAAAGGAAGTGGCAGTCTTTGCATCAGCCTctgaattattttcaaaatctaacaTCAATTGTAGCATTGAAGAAAGTCTTGATCGTTACCGAGCGGTAACTTCTGCTGCAAAAGAGCTTGCAATCCCTGTTCGAGG GTATGTATCATGTGTTGTTGGTTGTCCAACAGAAGGATCAATTCCTCCATCTAAAGTCGCTTATGTAGCGAAGGAGCTTTATGAGATGGGTTGCTTTGAAATTTCTCTTGGAGACACGATCGGAGTTGCCACGCCCG GGACTGTTGTTCCCATGCTTGAAGCTGTGATGGCTGTCGTTCCGGTGGACAAGCTTGCAGTCCACTTCCATGACACTTATGGACAATCACTTCCAAATATTCTAGTATCCCTCCAA ATGGGGATTAGCACAATAGATTCCTCTGTTGCAGGTCTGGGTGGATGTCCATATGCAAAAGGAGCTTCCGGGAATGTTGCAACTGAGGATGTGGTGTACATGCTCCACGGACTTGGCATAAAAACCAATGTGGATTTGGCAAAGGTCATGTCTGCTGGGAACTTCATCAGCAACCATTTGGGGCGCCCATCGGGTTCGAAGACTTCCATTGCCTTCAACCAACTTGCAGCCGATGCTTCCAAGATGTGA
- the LOC111777871 gene encoding protein N-lysine methyltransferase METTL21A: protein MEREEEEEDIVCLDASFFMNNDYQLTTFAFGSHEIELLCLQSASTDFDLTGQLVWPGALLMNNYLSKHAHLLQGCSIIELGSGVGITGILCSKFCNKVVLTDHNEEVLKILKQNIQLHASPESFGNSAGLVAEKLEWGNSDQITQVIDKYSGGFDLILGADICFQQSSVPLLFETAERLLQVRGRGKCKFILAYVSRAKIMDALILDEASRHGMQMTEVAGTRSVVGNLQGVIYEITLK from the exons ATGgaaagagaagaggaagaagaggacaTCGTTTGTTTAGATGCCTCATTCTTTATGAACAATGA CTATCAGCTTACCACGTTTGCATTCGGTTCCCATGAGATTGAACTCCTCTGTCTTCAGTCTGCTTCTA CTGATTTTGATTTAACGGGGCAATTAGTGTGGCCTGGTGCCTTGCTGATGAACAATTATCTTTCCAAACATGCTCACCTGCTTCAAGGATGTTCTATCATTGAATTAGGATCTGGTGTGG GTATCACTGGAATACTTTGCAGCAAATTTTGCAACAAAGTGGTGTTGACAGACCATAACGAGGAAGTTCTAAAG ATCCTGAAGCAAAATATACAGCTTCATGCATCTCCTGAATCCTTCGGAAATTCTGCTG GACTAGTGGCTGAGAAGCTTGAATGGGGAAATTCTGATCAGATAACCCAAGTTATAGACAAGTATTCTGGTGGATTTGATCTAATTCTTGGTGCTGATATCT GCTTTCAACAATCAAGTGTACCCTTGCTTTTCGAAACAGCGGAACGGCTCCTCCAAGtaagaggaagaggaaaatgCAAATTCATTCTAGCATACGTATCCCGAGCTAAGAT CATGGATGCACTGATACTCGATGAAGCTTCTCGGCACGGGATGCAGATGACTGAAGTAGCTGGAACTCGATCTGTGGTTGGAAATCTTCAAGGAGTCATCTACGAGATCACACTTAAATAG
- the LOC111777402 gene encoding Holliday junction resolvase MOC1, chloroplastic: MESLPLNAHPLQAQSHCFMISLSSKLKSELHRFRFLCTSSSSSSVRSSGIPTRPSSSVRKESSGGVKLKIAHTQLKDNWLASLSCPFPLGHDYSANGRPGDQNATSDCVIGVDPDVSGAVALLRTDESISSAQVYDSPHLQVLVGGKRRKRLDAKSIVQLLHSFNAPIGTTAYLEQSTPFPQDGKQGWWSGGFGYGLWIGVLVGLGFSVVPVPSLAWKNKFQLSGKDTSKDDSRRVASTLFPTLSPLLKRKKDHGRAEALLIAAYGKGLNLNVETPSVLEESVVS; the protein is encoded by the exons ATGGAATCTCTTCCGTTGAACGCGCATCCATTGCAAGCTCAGTCCCACTGTTTCATGATCTCCCTCTCTTCCAAGCTCAAATCCGAACTTCATCGCTTCAGGTTTCTCtgtacttcttcttcttcttcgtcagTTCGTTCTTCAGGAATCCCTACGAGACCTTCTTCTTCGGTCCGGAAAGAAAGCAGCGGCGGAGTTAAATTGAAGATCGCCCACACTCAACTCAAGGACAACTGGTTGGCTTCTCTATCGTGTCCTTTTCCTCTAGGTCACGATTACTCCGCCAATGGTAGACCAGGAGACCAAAATGCGACTTCAGACTGTGTTATTGGTGTCGACCCCGACGTTTCTGGTGCTGTGGCACTCTTGAGAACCGACGAATCGATTTCTTCAGCTCAG GTATATGATTCTCCTCACCTGCAAGTACTAGTTGGTGGAAAGAGACGGAAACGGTTAGATGCTAAGTCAATTGTCCAACTTCTTCACAGCTTTAATGCTCCCATTG GTACTACTGCATATCTGGAGCAGTCAACCCCATTTCCACAGGATGGAAAACAG GGGTGGTGGAGTGGAGGATTCGGTTATGGATTGTGGATTGGCGTATTAGTTGGGCTGGGTTTTTCAGTTGTTCCTGTGCCATCTCTTGCGtggaaaaacaaatttcagcTTTCAGGAAAGGATACTTCTAAG GATGATAGCCGGAGAGTTGCATCCACATTATTTCCAACTCTAAGCCCCCTTctgaagaggaaaaaagatcATG GGAGGGCTGAGGCTTTACTCATTGCTGCTTATGGAAAAGGCTTGAACTTGAATGTGGAAACACCGTCCGTTTTAGAGGAGTCGGTAGTGTCTTAG